AGGCCTGCGCCATCGATCTGGAAAAGCGCCGCCCGGTGTTCAACAACATCTTTGCGGGCCTGTCCGGCCCGGCGGTGCGGCCCATTGCCCTGCGCATGGTGTGGCAGGCCGTGGGCGCTGTGAACATCCCGGTGGTGGGTCTGGGCGGCATCGCCACGGGCCGCGATGCACTGGAGTTCATCATGGCCGGTGCTGCGGCGGTGCAGGTGGGTGCCGCAAACTTTGCCAACCCCCGCGCCATGGAGACCATTGCCGACGAGATGGCCGCATGGATGGACAAGAACGGCGTGAAAACGCTGGACGAGATCCGCGGATGTGCCCGGAATGCTGAATAATCCAATTGATATACCAGCAAAATGCTGATTTATACGCATAAAAACAAAACCACTGCATAAATTTGCAAATCACGCAAAAGCGTGGTACAATACCGTTCAAAAGACATTTTTATAAAAGAGAGGGAGAAGTACAATGAGTGAAGCACTTGAGATCCTGAAGAGCTGTGACGCGTTCCTGGAAGGCCACTTCCTGCTGTCCTCCGGCCGCCATTCCAGCGCATACTGCCAGATGGCTTATCTGCAGCAGTACCCCGACCGCTGCGCCGAGGTGATGAAGACCGTGGCAGATAAGGTCAAGGAAATGGACGTGGATGTGATCGTCGGCCCGGCCATGGGCGGCATCGTGTACGCCTACGAGCTGGCCCGCCAGACCGGCAAGCGCGCCATCTTCACCGAGCGCGTGGACAATGTGATGACCCTGAAGCGCTTCGCCATCCACCCGGGTGAGAAGTGCCTCATCGCTGAGGACGTGGTCACCACCGGTATCTCCTCTCTGGAGACCAAGCGCGTGATCGAAGAGAACGGCGGCATCTGCGTGGGCATCACCTGCGTGGTGGACCGCACCAAGCCCGAGGCTCCGTCTCCCATTCCCATCGTGGCAAGCGCCCTCAAGCTGGACCTGCCCAACTACGCACCGGAAGAGTGCCCCATCTGCAAGGAAGGCAAGCTGCCGCTGGTGCATCTGGGCAGCCGCAAGATGAAGCAGGAAGCAAAGCAGACCCTGTAATGTGTTGAAACGAGGAAAACTATGAACGCATATCTTCTTTTGGCAAATGGCATGGTCTTTGCCGGCCAGTCGGTGGGTGCCGAGGGTGTCACCGTGGGCGAGGTGGTCTTTGCCACCGGCATGGTGGGCTTTCAGGAGACCCTGACCGACCCCAGCTACTATGGCCAGATCATCACCCAGACCTACCCCCTTATCGGCAACTACGGCATGAATAAGGACGACATGGAGTCCGACCGCATCTGGGCAAAGGGCTACATCGTGCGCGAGGCCTGCACCACCCCCTCCAACTGGCGCTGCGAGGAAACGCTGGACAGCTTTTTGAAAAAGAACAACACCATCGGCATTGAGGGCATCGACACCCGCCACCTGACCCGCATCATCCGCGAGAGCGGTGTGATGAACGGTGCCATCCTGACCACCTTCGACCCCGCCGACCCGGCCAACAAGGCCGAGACCGAGGCTCTGCTGGCTCAGATCCGCGCCTACGCCGTCACCGATGCGGTGAAGAATGTTACCTGTGAAAAGCCCGAGGTGTTCAACCCGCAGGGCGAGACCCATATCGTGCTGATGCACTACGGTTGCAAACGCAACATCGTGCGCTGCCTTGTCAAGCGCGGCTGCAAGGTGACGGTCATGCCCGCCTTTGCAACGGCAGAGGAAATCAAGGCCCCTGCTCCGGACGGCATCATGCTGTCCAATGGTCCCGGCGACCCGGCGGAACCCGTGGAGGTCATCGAGAACCTCAAGCACATCTTTGAGCTGAACATCCCCACCTTCGGCATCTGTCTGGGCCACCAGCTGAGTGCTCTGGCAGCCGGTGCCAAGACCATGAAGCTCAAATACGGCCACCGCGGTGCCAACCAGCCTGTGACCGACTTTGAGTCCGGCCGCACCTTCATCACCAGCCAGAACCACGGCTACGCTGTGGTGGGCGACGAGCTGCCCGCCGAGATGGGCGAGGTGGCACAGGTGAACGCCAACGACGGCACCTGTGAGGGCATCAAGTACAAGAAGTGGAACTGCTTTACCGTGCAGTTCCACCCGGAAGCAAACGGCGGCCCCAAGGATACCGAGTTTCTGTTCGACCGCTTCCTGAACAACGTCAAAGCAGCAAAAAAGGAGGCACGCTGAAATGCCGAAGGACCCTAGAATCAAGAAGGTGCTGGTCATTGGCTCCGGCCCCATCATCATTGGTCAGGCTGCGGAGTTCGACTACTCCGGCACGCAGGCCTGCCGCGCCCTGAAGGCAGAGGGCATCGAGACCGTTCTGCTGAACTCCAACCCTGCAACCATCATGACCGACCCGGATGTGGCCGACCATGTTTACATCGAGCCCATGACGCTGGAAGTCGTGGAGCGCATTCTGGACATCGAAAAGCCGGACTCCGTGCTGCCGAACCTCGGCGGCCAGATGGGCCTGAACCTGTCCATGGAGCTGGCCCGCTCCGGCTATCTGGACCGCACCGGCATCCGCCTGCTGGCCTGCAAGCCCGAGACCATCGACCGGGCCGAGGACCGCGAACTGTTCAAGGAGACCATGGAAAAGCTGCACCAGCCCATCATCCCCTCTGAGGTGGTGGAAACGCTGCAGGACGCTCTGGCCTGCGCAGACCGCATTGGCTACCCGGTCATCGTGCGCCCGGCCTTTACTATGGGCGGCACCGGCGGCGGCATCTGCGAGACCCGCGAAAAGCTCATCGAGATCGGCACCAACGGCCTGCGCCTTTCCCCCATCCATCAGATTCTTGTGGAAAAGTGCATCGCCGGCTGGAAAGAGATCGAGTATGAGGTCATGCGCGACCACAAGGGTAACGTGATCACCGTGTGTAACATGGAAAACCTGGACCCTGTGGGCATCCACACCGGCGACTCGGTGGTCGTGGCTCCCTCCCAAACCCTGACTGACCACGAATACCAGATGCTGCGCACCGCTGCTCTGGATATCATCACCGAGCTGGGCATCGAGGGCGGTTGCAACTGCCAGTTCGCCCTGAAACCGGACAGCTACGATTACGCGGTCATCGAGGTCAACCCCCGTGTGTCTCGCTCTTCCGCACTGGCTTCCAAGGCCACCGGTTATCCCATTGCCAAGGTGGCTACCAAGATCGCCATTGGCTACACGCTGGACGAGATCACCAACGATGTCACCGGCAAGACCTGCGCCTGCTTTGAGCCTGCGCTGGACTACATCGTGGTCAAATACCCGAAGTGGCCCTTTGATAAGTTCGTCTACGCCGACAAGTCTCTGGGCACCCAGATGATGGCCACCGGCGAGGTGATGAGCATTGGCAACAGCTTCGAGGCTGCCATGATGAAGGCAGTCTCCTCCATTGAGCTGGGTATGGACACCCTGACCCACAAGCCCTTTGAGGAGCTGACCGATGACGAGATCGTGGCCCACATGCATGTTCAGGATGCCGAACGCGTGTTCTGCGTGTACGAGGCCCTCAAGCGCGGCATCGACCACCAGACCATCTACCGCATCACCAAGATCGACTGGTGGTTCCTGGACAAGATGCAGCATCTGGCAGATTTGGAAAAGGGTCTTGCCAAGTGCAACGGCGTGCTGACCGAAGAACAGTACAAGACTGCCAAGAAGTACGGCTTCCAGGATAAGACCATCAAGCGTCTGGCACAGGTAGACACCCTGCCTGTGGAGAACTACCGCGCCGGCTTCAAGATGGTGGATACCTGTGCTGCCGAGTTCTCGGCCAACACCCCCTATTTCTACTCCACCTACGACGGCGACAACGAAGCTGCTGAGTTCATTGCCGAGAAGGAAGCCGAAGCATCCGCCAAGGGCGAGCCTAGGAAAAAGAAGGTTCTGGTCTTTGGCTCCGGCCCCATCCGCATCGGTCAGGGCATCGAGTTCGACTACTGCTCGGTGCACTGTGTGTGGACCCTGAAGAAGCACGGCTGCGAAGCCATCCTGGTCAACAACAACCCCGAGACCGTCTCCACCGACTTTGACACCGGCGACCGTCTGTACTTTGACCCGCTGAACCCGGAGAGTGTGGACAACATCATTGCCACCGAGAAGCCGGATGCCTGCGTGGTGCAGTTCGGCGGCCAGACCGCCATCAAGCTGGCAAAGCACATGGACGAGATCGGCCTGCCCATTCTGGGCACCCCGGCAGATGCCATCGATGAAGCCGAGGATCGTGAGCGCTTCGACGAGCTGCTGGAGCGCTGCAGGATCCCCCGCGCACCGGGCCGCACTGTCTTTAATCTGGACGAGGCTCTGGCTGCCGCCGACGAGATCGGCCTGCCGGTGCTGATGCGTCCCTCCTACGTGCTGGGCGGTCAGAACATGATCGTGGCCTACACCAAGGCGGACGTGATCGAGTACATGGGCGTTATCACCGAGCATGTGGACATGGATCACCCTGTGCTGCTGGATAAGTATATTCTGGGCACCGAGTGCGAAGTGGATGCCATCTGTGACGGCGAAAACTTCCTGATCCCCGGCATCATGGAGCAGGTGGAGCGCACCGGTGTGCACTCCGGCGACTCCATCTGCGTCTACCCGGCACAGCACCTGACTCAGGCCGAAATCGACACCATGGTGGATTACACCGGCCGCTTTGCCCGCGAGCTGCATGTCAACGGTCTGGTGAACGTGCAGTACGCAGTTTCCAACGGCAAGGTGTACGTCATTGAGGTGAACCCCCGTTCCTCCCGTACCGTGCCGTATATCTCCAAGGTCACCGGCGTGCCCATGGTGGATCTGGCGGTGCGCTGCTGTCTGGGCGAAAAGCTGGCAGATATGGGCTACGGCACCGGCCTGCACCCCAACGCACCTTATGTGGCCGTCAAGGTGCCTGTGTTCAGCTTTGAAAAGCTGCACGGTGTGGATACCCAGTTCGGCCCCGAGATGAAGTCCACCGGCGAAGTGCTGGGCATTGCCCCCAACTACCACGATGCCCTGCTCAAGGGCCTCATCGGCGCGGGCTACACCTTCAAGACCCCCGGCCCTGCAAGCTGCTGCATCTTCACCGTGAAGGACAGCGACAAGCCGGAGTTCGTGGATATCGCATGGAAGCTCAAGAGCATGGGCTACAAGCTGTACGGTACCTCCGGCACCTGCGCATGGCTCAACAAGCACATGGTGCCCTGCAACGAGGTGCGCAATATGTCCGGCGAGTCGCCCAACATCGTGGACCTGCTGCAGAGCGGTCTGGTGGATTATGTGTTCTCTACCAGCGCTAAGGGCCGTGACCCCAAGCGCGACTCCGTCCGCCTGCGCCGCAAGGCTGTGGAGCTGAGCATCCCCTGCATCACCGCAGTGGATACCGCCAACGCTCTGGTGGACTGCCTGCGCAGTGATCACAGTCTGGAAAATATCCCGCTGGTGGATATTGCCACCCTGTATCACCGCAAATAATTACCTCACGAATTACCCGTAAAATGCTTTTTTGCAGCGCCCGCCAAAACAGCGGGCGCCGTATTTGTGAAGGACGGAGAGAGATTACATAAGTTCGTGCGCAATAAATGACGTTTTGTGCGCAATCTGTCGCAAACAGTGTGTGAATTATGTTATACTCAACAACGCAAAATTTGCCAAAAGACGTTACTTTTGGACACTCCAGGAGGATATAGATACATGACCCGTTCCCAGATGATCGAGACTGTGGCACGCAAGACCGGCTTCACCGAAGCACAGGTCGAGACCACGATGGATGCAATGTTTGACCAGATCGCCGACTGCCTGCGCGCAGACGAGAAGGTGACCATCGCAGGCTTTGGCCGTTTTGAGATGCGTCCCCGCAAGCCCAAGGCCTACACCAACCCCAAGACCAAGGTTTCCAGCCGTCTGGAGTCCACCTCCATCCCCGGCTTCAAGGCCAGCGGCCGCTTCAAGCAGAAGCTGGAAGCAGGCAAGGCTGCCAAGACTGAGGAAGCTGTCTGATCCTCAAATCAAATGCAAAGAGCTGTGCCCTCCACTCGGGGCGCAGCTCTTTTTGTTTGGAGCTCCCTCCGTTTCGCATTTGCTCAACAGCTCCCTCGGAGAGGGAGCCTCGCCGTGCGGAAAAGTCTCCCTCTGGGAGGAAGGTGGCATCGCATTAGCGATGACGGAAGGAGTTCGTTAAGAACCTGCTGACAAGTGTGGCATTTCATGCTATACTGGGTTCAGAATATAAAGTGACAAAGGAACGGAGAATCAGATGCTTTACAGTGAGTTGCAGTGCAGCGATGCCATCCACAAGGCCGTGGAGCGCATGGGCTTTGCCGAAATGACCGAAATTCAGGAAAAGACCATCCCCGTCATGATGGCGGGCTATGACGTGATCGCAAAAGCCCCCACCGGCACCGGCAAGACCTGTGCCTTCGGCATCCCGGTGGCGGAGCATATCTTACCGGAAAACAAGTACCCGCAGGCCGTGATCATGGCCCCCACCCGGGAGCTGGCCCAGCAGATCGCGCAGGAGCTGGAAGAGCTGACCTATTTCATGCCCGAAGTGCAGGTGGCCTGCGTGTACGGCGGTGCCAACATGGAAAAGCAGGCAAAGCGCCTTGCCGAGGGCTGCCAGATCGTGGTGGCAACGCCGGGCCGTCTGATGGACCACTACAAGCACCATTCCATTGATATCTCCCATGTGACCCAGATCGTGCTGGACGAGGCCGACGAAATGCTGAACATGGGCTTCTATAAGGATGTGCGGCATATCATTGAAATGATGAAGGCCCGCAAGTCCCTTTCCATGTTCTCGGCCACCATCAGCCGCGAGGTAATGGACATCGGCTGGCTGTACCAGCACAACGCTGAGGAGATCACTGTCCAGCCCCGTGAGGAGAGCCAGCCCAAGATCACCCAGTACATGCTGGAGACCTCCGGCCGCAACAAGCTTTCCGACCTTGCACAGATCATCATTGGTGAGAACTACAAGCGTGTGATGGTGTTCTGCGATACCAAGTTCAACACTGCCACTCTGGCCAATCAGCTGGCACGGCTGGGCTTCTCGGTGGACTGCCTGCACGGCGACCTCTCCCAGAAGGAGCGCAACCAGATCATGCAGAACTTCCGGGACGGCAAGCTGGCCATTCTGGTAGCCACCGACGTTGCCGCCCGCGGCATCGATGTTTCGGATGTGGATGCCGTGATCAACTACGATGTGCCCAGTGAGAACGAACATTACACCCACCGCATCGGCCGCACCGGCCGTGCCAAAAAGGAGGGCGTGAGCTACCTGTTCTATGTGCCGGAGGAGAAAAAGCGGGTGCAGGAACTGCTGCGCCTGACCCGCAATACCGACCTGTGCACCCCGGTGCACTTCGACTTCAACCATGAGCACATTGTGGTGGAGAAAAAGCAGGACAGCGCCGACCGGTTCCAGATCAAGTGCTACTTCTGATAAAATAAGAACTCCTTCAGTCTCGCATTCGCTCGCCAGCTCCCTCAAGGAGGGAGCCTTTGGCAGTGCGGCAAAGTTTTATGTTTTGCCAAAGGCCCCATCTCCGAGGGGGCTGTCTGCGAAGCAGACTGGGGGAGTCTCACTTTTCTATTAAAATCTATTGACCTTCCCCTTTCTGGAAGGTGTAACATAGGCACGTAAGGAGGCACCGGAACCATGAAGATCAACGAAGTGGAAGCCGCTGTGGGCGTGACCAAAAAGAATATCCGCTTTTACGAGGAGGAGGGGCTCATTACCCCCAGCCGCGAGCCGGGCAACGGCTACCGCAGCTACTCGCAGGCGGACGTGGAACGCCTGCGCCGCATCAAGCTGCTGCGCAAGCTGGATGTGCCGCTGGCCGAGATCCGGGAAATGCTGGAAGGGCAGAAGACGCTGGCCGAGGGAATGGCCCAGCAGCTGGAACGTCTGAGCACCCGCCGCAAGGATCTGGATGAAGCCATCGGCTTCTGTACCGTATTGGAAAAGGCTTCCGGAAACCTTGAAGAACTGGATGTGGAGCAGACGCTTGCGCGCCTTGCTGCACGGGAGGAACAGGGAGTGACCTTTGTGAACATTGAACGCACAGACCGAAAAGGCGAGCGCATCCGCGGTGCCTGCATCGGCGCTGCCCTTTTGTGGCGCTGATGGCTTTTGTGATCGCAACGATGGCGTGGGCCTTTTACAGCGACCCGCAGGAAGCGCCGCCGCTGCCGCTGCTCATCGTATTGTTCGGCATCCCGGTGGGGTGCATCGTGGGCACGCTGAAGGTGTTGCTGGAACGCATTGAAGAGATCGGAAAGGGAGAAGAAGATGCTTATCGTAACTATTAACGAAGTGCCCGGCAAAAAGCTGGAAGCGCTGGGCGTGGTGCGCGGCAGCACGGTGCAGAGCCGCAATCTGGGCCACGATCTGATGGCGGGGTTCCGCACGCTGGTGGGCGGTGAAGTGACCGACTATGCGGATATGCTCACCGAAGCCCGGCAGATCGCCACAGGACGCATGGTCAAGGATGCAGAGGCCCTTGGTGCGGATGCAGTTGTAGGGATGCGCTACGCTTCCGCCAGCGTCATGCAGGGCGCAGCAGAGGTTATTGCTTATGGAACGGCGGTGAAGTTCGTATGACCACAAAAGAAAAGCAGGGCTTCGGCCTTTATTTCCTGTTAGCATTTGGTCTGGCATGGCTGTGTCAGGTCGGCGGCTGCATGGTGCTGCTGCAAAAGCAGAATGCCGTGCTGTATCAGTTGGCGCTGGTCGCCACCATGCTCTGCCCGCTGCTGGCGGTGCTGCTGGTGCAAAAGGTCTTTCTGCGCCAGCCCACCGGCATCGGCTGGAAGGTGCAGGGCAAGCGCCGCTACTGGCTGGCGGCGTGGTTCGGCCCGGCGGTATTTACGGTGCTGGCCGCAGTGCTCTATTTTGCGGTGTTCCCGCATCGACTGGACCTCTCCGGCAGCTGGCTGGCAGCGGCCTACGGCGGCGAGATGGACGCTCAGACCCTGCGCAGGGAGCTGGGCGTATCCAACCTCAGCTACATGCTGGAAACAGGTCTGTTCGCGGTCACGCTGGCTCCGGTCATCAATATGTTCGCAGCTTTGGGTGAGGAAGCCGGCTGGCGCGGGTATATGATGCCTCACCTGAAGGCGCAGCTCGGCCTGCTCAACGGCCGCCTGCTGGGCGGCGTGATCTGGGGTGTCTGGCACTGGCCGCTGATGCTGCTGGTGGGCTACGAATACGGCACCAACTATTTGGGTGCGCCGGTGCTGGGCCTTTTCGTGTGGTGCATAGTCTGCTTTGCGCTCAATACCCTGTTGGACTGGCTCTATGAAAAGACCGGGTGCATCTGGGTTCCGTCCATTGCGCACGGCGCGTTCAATGCGGTGGCAGCGCTGTTTGTGGTTCTGACGAACCCGGCAGACAGCTATTACAATGTATTGGGCCCGGCACCCATTGGCCTGATCGGAATGCTGCCCATGCTGGCTGCTGCAGTCTGGCTGACCCTGCGAAGATCCTGAAAACCTGAATAGTTCCGGGAGAGGACTCTTCCGCTTTTGCCGCCGCAGCTGCATTGCAGCTGCGGCGTAGTTTTTCCTGCGGCCTGCTGCTGTTTTGGGGTGCACGCAAAAAGAATGGAAAAAATCTGTCAAAAAGTGTTGACAAGGAGGCAGGGGTGTGGTATTATACTTGAGCGCCAAGCGCTGAGGCAAAAGAATGACTTCCAAAGCCACAGCAGGAAGCCCTTGAAAAGAACCAATAGACGCAGAAAAGTTCCAGTTTGTTCTGAGAAACTTCTTGGATGTCCAAGTTCAGAAAGTTCAAAAGCTTCTAAAAAATAAGGCTTGACAAAAAACCACTTCGGTGGTAAAATGAACAGGTCGTCAGCCGCAAGGCTGAGGCGCTACAGGACCTTGAAAATTGAACAATATCGAAAAACTTGTAAGGAACCTTTTAAGTGTTTGGAAAAACACTAAAAACAATTCCAAAAGTAATTCACACAGGACGCAAGCGATTGCGTGCTGAGCGAACAAGATTTAACACTTTAAAAGTGATAAATATCATTTATAAAGAGTTTGATCCTGGCTCAGGACGAACGCTGGCGGCGCGCCTAACACATGCAAGTCGAACGAGCGAGAGAGAGCTTGCTTTCTCGAGCGAGTGGCGAACGGGTGAGTAACGCGTGAGGAACCTGCCTCAAAGAGGGGGACAACAGTTGGAAACGACTGCTAATACCGCATAAGCCCACGGTGCCGCATGGCACAGAGGGAAAAGGAGTAATCCGCTTTGAGATGGCCTCGCGTCCGATTAGCTAGTTGGTGAGGTAACGGCCCACCAAGGCGACGATCGGTAGCCGGACTGAGAGGTTGAACGGCCACATTGGGACTGAGACACGGCCCAGACTCCTACGGGAGGCAGCAGTGGGGAATATTGCACAATGGGGGAAACCCTGATGCAGCGACGCCGCGTGGAGGAAGAAGGTCTTCGGATTGTAAACTCCTGTTGTTGGGGAAGATAATGACGGTACCCAACAAGGAAGTGACGGCTAACTACGTGCCAGCAGCCGCGGTAAAACGTAGGTCACAAGCGTTGTCCGGAATTACTGGGTGTAAAGGGAGCGCAGGCGGGAAGACAAGTTGGAAGTGAAATCTATGGGCTCAACCCATAAACTGCTTTCAAAACTGTTTTTCTTGAGTAGTGCAGAGGTAGGTGGAATTCCCGGTGTAGCGGTGGAATGCGTAGATATCGGGAGGAACACCAGTGGCGAAGGCGGCCTACTGGGCACCAACTGACGCTGAGGCTCGAAAGTGTGGGTAGCAAACAGGATTAGATACCCTGGTAGTCCACACCGTAAACGATGATTACTAGGTGTTGGAGGATTGACCCCTTCAGTGCCGCAGTTAACACAATAAGTAATCCACCTGGGGAGTACGACCGCAAGGTTGAAACTCAAAGGAATTGACGGGGGCCCGCACAAGCAGTGGAGTATGTGGTTTAATTCGACGCAACGCGAAGAACCTTACCAAGTCTTGACATCCCTTGACAGGCATAGAAATATGTTTTCTCTTCGGAGCAAGGAGACAGGTGGTGCATGGTTGTCGTCAGCTCGTGTCGTGAGATGTTGGGTTAAGTCCCGCAACGAGCGCAACCCTTATGGTCAGTTACTACGCAAGAGGACTCTGGCCAGACTGCCGTTGACAAAACGGAGGAAGGTGGGGATGACGTCAAATCATCATGCCCTTTATGACTTGGGCTACACACGTACTACAATGGCGTTAAACAAAGAGAAGCAAGACCGCGAGGTGGAGCAAAACTCAGAAACAACGTCCCAGTTCGGACTGCAGGCTGCAACTCGCCTGCACGAAGTCGGAATTGCTAGTAATCGTGGATCAGCATGCCACGGTGAATACGTTCCCGGGCCTTGTACACACCGCCCGTCACACCATGAGAGCCGGGGGGACCCGAAGTCGGTAGTCTAACCGCAAGGAGGACGCCGCCGAAGGTAAAACTGGTGATTGGGGTGAAGTCGTAACAAGGTAGCCGTAGGAGAACCTGCGGCTGGATCACCTCCTTTCTAAGGAGTCAGGCGAAAGAGCGACATCGAAGATGGAGATCTTTCGGACAGGTAACAAACGAGAAGAGTAGATATTGTTCGATTTTGAGGGCCCTGAAAAGGACACTCAAAGACGTACCTTGAAAACTGAATAATAACTGCGAAACAAAGATTATAGTAAGTTCTTTTTAAGAAATATTACAATTTCAAAAGGAAGGGTAACAATAATCTTCGTTGGCAAGAGAGAATCAAGAGGATACCAAATGTTCCAAGAGAACGTTTGAAAGGTCAAGCGAACAAGGGCGCAGGGCGAATGCCTTGGCACTGGGAGCCGATGAAAGACGTGATAAGCTGCGATAAGCTTCGGGGAGCTGCAAATAAGCATTGATCCGGAGATTTCTGAATGAGGAAACTCACCTGGGTTCATACTCAGGTACGTTATACTGAACTTCAAAATAGGTATATCGAGGGAACCGCCTGAACTGAAACATCTAAGTAGGGCGAGGAAGAGACATCAAACGAGATTCCGTAAGTAGTGGCGAGCGAACGCGGAAGAGGGCAAACCGAGAGTAGAAATACTTTCGGGGTACGGACTGCTTTTAGGACTTAATCTGTTAACCGAACGGCATGGGAAGGCCGGTCAGAGAGTGTGAGAACCACGTAGGTGAAAACGGAGAGAGCTGCGCAGGATCCAGAGTACGGCCAGACACGTGAAACCTGGTCGGAATATGGGGGGACCACCCTCCAACCCTAAATACTACCCAGTGACCGATAGCGTATAGTACTGTGAAGGAAAGGTGAAAAGCACCCCGGGAGGGGAGTGAAAAAGAACCTGAAACCCTGTGCCTACAAGCACCTAGAGCGCGTCAATGCGTGATAGGGTACTTTTTGTAGAACGGTCCGGCGAGCGATTGTATGCAGCAAGGTTAAGGACTTAAGGTCTGGAGCCGAAGCGAAAGCGAGTTTGAAAAGGGCGTTAAGTTGCATATAATGGGCCCGAAACCGGGTGACCTACCCATGGTCAGGTTGAAGTGGAAGTAAAATTCCATGGAGGACCGAACCGACCTCCGTTGAAAAGGCGGCGGATGAACTGTGGGTAGCGGAGAAATTCCAATCGAACCCGGAGATAGCTGGTTCTCCCCGAAATAGTTTTAGGACTAGCCTCAAGTTAGATACCTGGAGGTAAAGCACTGAATAGCCTAGCGGCCGAGAGGTTAGCGAAGCTTATCAAACTCAGAATGCCAGAGTATTGATGCTTGGGAGTCAGACAGTGTCAGATAAATGTCATTGTCAAAAGGGAAACAGCCCAGATCTACAGCTAAGGTCCCAAAGTCAGGTTAAGTGGAAAACGATGTGAAGATACGTAGACAACCAGGATGTTGGCTCAGAAGC
Above is a genomic segment from Faecalibacterium taiwanense containing:
- a CDS encoding CPBP family intramembrane glutamic endopeptidase, translated to MTTKEKQGFGLYFLLAFGLAWLCQVGGCMVLLQKQNAVLYQLALVATMLCPLLAVLLVQKVFLRQPTGIGWKVQGKRRYWLAAWFGPAVFTVLAAVLYFAVFPHRLDLSGSWLAAAYGGEMDAQTLRRELGVSNLSYMLETGLFAVTLAPVINMFAALGEEAGWRGYMMPHLKAQLGLLNGRLLGGVIWGVWHWPLMLLVGYEYGTNYLGAPVLGLFVWCIVCFALNTLLDWLYEKTGCIWVPSIAHGAFNAVAALFVVLTNPADSYYNVLGPAPIGLIGMLPMLAAAVWLTLRRS